A single genomic interval of Syngnathoides biaculeatus isolate LvHL_M chromosome 1, ASM1980259v1, whole genome shotgun sequence harbors:
- the pals2b gene encoding MAGUK p55 subfamily member 6b isoform X1, with protein MVTAMEDANVARTEEEAQEVTPPPGVDVPAVASQEASGGATQAVLDNVGELPATGGAKDIDLLFLRGIMESPIAHEQLEEVKLEAVQDNNVELVTEILGDISGLKVRDDSAAELSRILQEPHFQSLLEAHDMVASKCYEVPPPAEMANDAAVNSALMQADAVRMIGIRKKAGEPLGVTFRVEKDDLVIARILHGGMIDRQGLLHVGDIIKEVNGKDVGNNPTELQEMLKDCSGGITLKILPSYRDAPAPPQVYVRPYFDYDPAHDNLIPCREAGMAFKRGDILQIVNREDPNWWQACHVVGGATGLIPSQFLEEKRKAFVPRDFDGSGILCGTIAGKKKKKMMYLTAKNAEFDRHELQIYEEVAKVPPFQRKTLVLIGAQGVGRRSLKNRLMVLQPTCFGTTIPYTSRRPRDEELDGNSYHFTSRTEMEVDVKAGRFLEHGEYDGNLYGTKIESIHEVVAAGRTCILDVNPQALKVLKTAEFMPYVVFIAAPDFDTLKGMHKAVVDAGLTTKQLTDVDLRKTVDESARIQRAYGHYFDLTVTNDNLDKAFDTLQAAVDKLRTESQWVPVNWVY; from the exons ATGGTCACGGCCATGGAGGATGCCAATGTGGCccggacagaggaggaggcgcAAGAGGTGACACCCCCGCCTGGTGTGGACGTGCCGGCGGTGGCCAGCCAGGAAGCATCTGGAG GAGCCACGCAGGCGGTGTTGGACAATGTAGGTGAACTCCCCGCCACCGGGGGCGCCAAAGACATCGACCTACTCTTCCTCCGCGGGATCATGGAAAGCCCCATT GCTCACGAACAGCTGGAGGAGGTGAAGCTGGAGGCGGTGCAGGACAACAACGTGGAGCTGGTGACGGAGATTCTGGGCGACATCAGCGGCCTCAAAGTGAGGGACGACAGCGCGGCAGAACTGTCCAGGATCCTGCAGGAGCCACACTTTCAG TCCCTCCTGGAGGCGCACGACATGGTGGCCTCCAAATGCTACGAAGTCCCGCCCCCCGCCGAGATGGCCAATGACGCCGCAGTGAACAGCGCTCTGATGCAGGCAGACGCCGTGCGCATGATCGGCATCCGGAAAAAGGCCGGGGAGCCTCTG GGCGTGACGTTCCGCGTGGAGAAAGACGACCTCGTCATCGCGAGGATCCTCCACGGCGGCATGATTGACAGGCAAGGGCTACTGCACGTGGGCGACATCATCAAGGAAGTGAACGGCAAAGACGTGGGCAACAATCCCACCGAGCTGCAGGAAATGCTTAAGGACTGCAGCGGCGGGATCACCCTCAAAATACTGCCGAGCTACCGGGACGCCCCCGCGCCCCCGCAG GTCTACGTGCGCCCTTACTTTGACTATGACCCGGCCCACGACAACCTGATCCCGTGCCGGGAGGCCGGCATGGCTTTCAAGCGCGGCGACATCCTTCAGATCGTCAACAGAGAAGATCCCAACTGGTGGCAG GCTTGCCACGTGGTGGGCGGGGCGACAGGACTGATCCCAAGTCAGTTTTTGGAGGAGAAGAGGAAAGCTTTTGTCCCGCGGGACTTTGACGGATCAG ggatCCTTTGTGGTACCATCgctgggaagaagaagaaaaagatgatgtATCTAACTGCCAAGAATGCAG AGTTTGACAGGCACGAGCTGCAGATCTATGAAGAAGTGGCCAAGGTTCCTCCGTTCCAGAGGAAGACGTTGGTTTTGATCGGCGCTCAGGGCGTGGGCCGACGTAGCCTCAAAAACCGGCTGATGGTCCTTCAGCCGACCTGCTTCGGCACGACTATACCAT ACACCTCCCGACGTCCCCGCGACGAGGAGCTGGACGGCAACTCGTACCACTTCACCTCCAGGACGGAGATGGAAGTGGACGTGAAGGCCGGCCGCTTCCTGGAGCACGGAGAGTATGACGGCAACCTGTACGGCACCAAGATCGAGTCCATCCACGAGGTGGTGGCCGCCGGGCGGACGTGCATCCTCGACGTCAACCCGCAG GCTCTGAAGGTCCTGAAAACGGCCGAGTTCATGCCGTACGTGGTTTTCATTGCGGCGCCAGACTTCGACACCCTCAAGGGCATGCATAAAGCCGTCGTGGACGCTGGCCTCACCACCAAACAGCTCACG GACGTGGACCTGAGGAAGACGGTGGACGAGAGCGCGCGCATCCAGAGGGCTTACGGCCACTACTTCGACTTGACCGTCACCAACGACAACCTGGACAAAGCCTTTGACACGTTACAGGCCGCTGTGGACAAACTGCGCACCGAATCTCAGTGGGTCCCCGTGAACTGGGTGTACTGA
- the pals2b gene encoding MAGUK p55 subfamily member 6b isoform X2: MVASKCYEVPPPAEMANDAAVNSALMQADAVRMIGIRKKAGEPLGVTFRVEKDDLVIARILHGGMIDRQGLLHVGDIIKEVNGKDVGNNPTELQEMLKDCSGGITLKILPSYRDAPAPPQVYVRPYFDYDPAHDNLIPCREAGMAFKRGDILQIVNREDPNWWQACHVVGGATGLIPSQFLEEKRKAFVPRDFDGSGILCGTIAGKKKKKMMYLTAKNAEFDRHELQIYEEVAKVPPFQRKTLVLIGAQGVGRRSLKNRLMVLQPTCFGTTIPYTSRRPRDEELDGNSYHFTSRTEMEVDVKAGRFLEHGEYDGNLYGTKIESIHEVVAAGRTCILDVNPQALKVLKTAEFMPYVVFIAAPDFDTLKGMHKAVVDAGLTTKQLTDVDLRKTVDESARIQRAYGHYFDLTVTNDNLDKAFDTLQAAVDKLRTESQWVPVNWVY, encoded by the exons ATGGTGGCCTCCAAATGCTACGAAGTCCCGCCCCCCGCCGAGATGGCCAATGACGCCGCAGTGAACAGCGCTCTGATGCAGGCAGACGCCGTGCGCATGATCGGCATCCGGAAAAAGGCCGGGGAGCCTCTG GGCGTGACGTTCCGCGTGGAGAAAGACGACCTCGTCATCGCGAGGATCCTCCACGGCGGCATGATTGACAGGCAAGGGCTACTGCACGTGGGCGACATCATCAAGGAAGTGAACGGCAAAGACGTGGGCAACAATCCCACCGAGCTGCAGGAAATGCTTAAGGACTGCAGCGGCGGGATCACCCTCAAAATACTGCCGAGCTACCGGGACGCCCCCGCGCCCCCGCAG GTCTACGTGCGCCCTTACTTTGACTATGACCCGGCCCACGACAACCTGATCCCGTGCCGGGAGGCCGGCATGGCTTTCAAGCGCGGCGACATCCTTCAGATCGTCAACAGAGAAGATCCCAACTGGTGGCAG GCTTGCCACGTGGTGGGCGGGGCGACAGGACTGATCCCAAGTCAGTTTTTGGAGGAGAAGAGGAAAGCTTTTGTCCCGCGGGACTTTGACGGATCAG ggatCCTTTGTGGTACCATCgctgggaagaagaagaaaaagatgatgtATCTAACTGCCAAGAATGCAG AGTTTGACAGGCACGAGCTGCAGATCTATGAAGAAGTGGCCAAGGTTCCTCCGTTCCAGAGGAAGACGTTGGTTTTGATCGGCGCTCAGGGCGTGGGCCGACGTAGCCTCAAAAACCGGCTGATGGTCCTTCAGCCGACCTGCTTCGGCACGACTATACCAT ACACCTCCCGACGTCCCCGCGACGAGGAGCTGGACGGCAACTCGTACCACTTCACCTCCAGGACGGAGATGGAAGTGGACGTGAAGGCCGGCCGCTTCCTGGAGCACGGAGAGTATGACGGCAACCTGTACGGCACCAAGATCGAGTCCATCCACGAGGTGGTGGCCGCCGGGCGGACGTGCATCCTCGACGTCAACCCGCAG GCTCTGAAGGTCCTGAAAACGGCCGAGTTCATGCCGTACGTGGTTTTCATTGCGGCGCCAGACTTCGACACCCTCAAGGGCATGCATAAAGCCGTCGTGGACGCTGGCCTCACCACCAAACAGCTCACG GACGTGGACCTGAGGAAGACGGTGGACGAGAGCGCGCGCATCCAGAGGGCTTACGGCCACTACTTCGACTTGACCGTCACCAACGACAACCTGGACAAAGCCTTTGACACGTTACAGGCCGCTGTGGACAAACTGCGCACCGAATCTCAGTGGGTCCCCGTGAACTGGGTGTACTGA